One stretch of Lachnospiraceae bacterium oral taxon 096 DNA includes these proteins:
- a CDS encoding Lrp/AsnC family transcriptional regulator: protein MREKILAVIEKNSRIDLKELAILLGENEVDVANEISNMEKEGIICGYHTLINWDNTSTEKVVALIEVKVTPQRGMGFDKIAERIYQFSAVSAVYLMSGSFDFTVIVEGKTMREVAQFVSDKLSPMESVLSTGTHFILKKYKDHGTILTENKTDERQLITP, encoded by the coding sequence ATGAGAGAAAAAATACTTGCAGTCATTGAGAAAAACAGCAGGATTGATTTGAAAGAATTGGCCATTTTATTGGGAGAAAATGAAGTGGATGTTGCCAATGAGATTTCCAATATGGAAAAAGAAGGTATTATTTGTGGGTATCACACCTTGATCAATTGGGACAATACAAGCACAGAAAAAGTTGTAGCTCTCATTGAAGTAAAGGTCACACCACAAAGGGGTATGGGATTTGACAAGATTGCAGAGCGTATCTATCAATTCAGTGCAGTTTCGGCGGTATATTTGATGAGTGGCTCCTTTGACTTTACTGTAATTGTAGAGGGAAAGACAATGAGAGAGGTGGCACAATTTGTTTCTGATAAGTTGTCACCAATGGAGTCTGTACTCAGCACAGGAACTCATTTTATCTTGAAAAAATATAAGGATCATGGAACGATTCTTACGGAAAATAAAACCGATGAAAGGCAGTTGATTACACCATGA
- a CDS encoding VanW family protein — protein MMKKSIQKCAIIAVLAAGLYIQNAWASTIPTGISVDGMDFSGKTTEEAKGLIDEYIQRNSGRTLRVKVNGQEVASTTLKELGYEGAHSEQVLRILGSYNDGNLIKRYMTQEDMNTAPVNLDLEDAVDQTKFDQLIKEKAGNLLEPAQDAKLERKDGKFVITPEKSGVKIDEEKAKTDLEQALHSGDNSDIVLDLQTVEDKPKITADQLSGIKDVLGTFTTDYSSSSSERATNVKNGAQKINGHILMPGETLSGYECMEPFTVKNGYRIAHAYENGQVVDSIGGGACQIATTLYNAALRAELKIKQRQNHSMTVGYVQPSGDAAIAGTYKDIKITNNQDKPIYVEAYTTDRKLTFTIWGTETRPANRTLEFESKILSKTKRETTYIDDERLSAGEKVYVSSGHDGRVSQLWKIVKVNGVETEKKKISEDYYITSNDIVRRGVRSSESSNRSEEKSEEKAEKKVEKKEQPATPAPQPAPAPEPTQAPEPTQAPAPEPTQAPETQAPAPQPAEAAPGGQ, from the coding sequence ATGATGAAGAAGAGCATTCAAAAATGTGCAATTATAGCAGTTTTGGCAGCAGGACTCTATATTCAAAACGCATGGGCATCGACGATTCCAACAGGAATTAGTGTCGATGGTATGGATTTTTCAGGAAAGACAACCGAAGAAGCGAAGGGGTTGATTGACGAATATATTCAGCGAAATAGTGGAAGAACTCTTCGCGTTAAGGTCAATGGTCAAGAAGTTGCCTCCACCACCCTAAAGGAATTGGGATATGAGGGGGCACACAGTGAGCAGGTTCTTCGCATATTAGGTTCTTACAATGATGGAAATTTAATTAAGCGATATATGACACAGGAGGATATGAATACTGCTCCTGTCAATCTCGACCTTGAAGATGCTGTGGATCAAACAAAATTTGACCAATTGATTAAGGAAAAGGCAGGAAATTTACTTGAGCCAGCACAGGATGCAAAGCTTGAGCGAAAAGATGGAAAATTTGTGATAACGCCAGAAAAATCGGGAGTAAAGATTGACGAAGAAAAAGCAAAAACAGATCTTGAACAGGCACTTCATTCTGGAGACAACAGTGATATTGTTTTAGATTTGCAGACGGTTGAGGACAAGCCAAAGATCACAGCCGATCAATTGAGTGGAATTAAGGATGTATTGGGAACTTTTACAACCGATTATTCTTCCTCGTCATCCGAGCGAGCGACGAATGTAAAAAATGGTGCACAAAAGATTAATGGTCATATTTTGATGCCAGGGGAGACACTTTCTGGCTATGAGTGCATGGAGCCATTTACAGTGAAAAACGGCTATCGAATTGCCCATGCCTATGAGAATGGTCAGGTAGTAGATAGCATCGGAGGTGGTGCCTGTCAAATTGCGACGACTTTGTATAATGCTGCATTGCGTGCAGAGTTAAAGATTAAGCAGCGACAAAATCACTCGATGACTGTGGGGTATGTACAGCCAAGTGGAGATGCAGCGATTGCAGGAACCTATAAGGATATTAAAATTACAAATAATCAAGACAAACCAATTTATGTTGAAGCCTATACGACGGATCGAAAATTGACATTTACGATTTGGGGAACGGAGACAAGACCAGCAAATCGAACGCTTGAATTTGAGTCAAAAATTTTATCAAAGACAAAGAGAGAGACAACCTATATTGATGATGAAAGGCTTTCGGCAGGAGAAAAGGTCTATGTTTCATCAGGACATGATGGAAGGGTTTCACAATTGTGGAAGATTGTCAAGGTCAATGGAGTGGAGACAGAGAAAAAGAAGATTTCTGAGGACTATTACATTACTTCCAATGATATTGTGCGTCGTGGTGTTAGATCCAGCGAAAGTAGCAATCGCAGTGAGGAAAAGAGTGAGGAGAAGGCAGAAAAGAAAGTAGAGAAAAAGGAACAGCCAGCAACTCCAGCACCACAGCCGGCCCCAGCTCCAGAGCCAACACAAGCTCCAGAGCCAACGCAAGCTCCAGCTCCAGAGCCAACACAGGCTCCAGAGACGCAAGCACCAGCACCACAGCCAGCAGAAGCTGCTCCAGGAGGGCAATAA
- a CDS encoding 3'-5' exonuclease, which yields MEKNYVAVDLETTGLSAKKDHIIEIGAIQVKNGQIVGKWNKLIDPRVEIPERIERITGITQKMLKGQSYIEEVIGEFYEFCEDLPLLGHNILFDYRFLKKEMENAGLGFEREGIDTLKIARKCMPKGESKTLLNACTYFGIEVRESHRALSDAISAHLLYQEMGRGKQEEYLLAESLQCKVKKDVPATQRQKEYLQKLLNYHRIEDKALMALSRSEISRLTDKIIRQYGRMER from the coding sequence ATGGAAAAAAATTATGTTGCTGTGGATCTTGAAACCACAGGACTTTCTGCAAAGAAAGATCATATTATTGAAATTGGAGCTATTCAAGTTAAAAATGGGCAGATTGTTGGCAAATGGAATAAATTAATTGATCCTAGGGTGGAGATTCCTGAACGAATTGAGAGAATTACAGGGATTACACAAAAGATGCTCAAGGGACAAAGTTATATTGAGGAAGTCATAGGCGAGTTTTATGAATTTTGTGAAGATTTACCTCTTCTTGGGCACAACATCCTTTTTGACTATCGCTTTTTGAAAAAAGAGATGGAAAATGCAGGGCTTGGCTTTGAGAGAGAGGGCATTGATACTTTAAAGATTGCTAGAAAATGTATGCCTAAGGGGGAGAGTAAGACTTTACTTAACGCCTGTACATATTTTGGGATTGAAGTGAGGGAAAGCCATCGTGCACTCTCTGATGCCATCTCTGCTCATCTTTTGTATCAAGAGATGGGCAGAGGAAAGCAAGAGGAGTATCTTTTGGCTGAATCATTGCAATGTAAGGTGAAAAAAGATGTACCAGCTACGCAAAGGCAAAAAGAATACTTGCAGAAACTTTTAAACTATCATAGAATAGAGGACAAAGCTTTGATGGCTTTGAGTAGAAGTGAGATTTCTAGGCTGACGGACAAGATTATTCGCCAGTATGGAAGAATGGAGAGGTGA
- a CDS encoding dCMP deaminase family protein yields MGEKRQDYITWDEYFMGVAELSARRSKDPNTQVGACIVSSDNKILSMGYNGFPRGCSDEEFPWGKEHEKDDPYNAKYMYSTHGELNAILNYRGGSLENSKIYVTLFPCNECAKAIIQSGIKLIVYADDKYEDTPSVRASKRMLNAAGVRYYRYTSTGREIKIQV; encoded by the coding sequence ATGGGCGAGAAGAGACAAGATTACATCACTTGGGATGAGTATTTTATGGGTGTGGCAGAGCTTTCGGCGAGAAGATCAAAGGATCCAAATACGCAGGTTGGTGCGTGTATTGTCAGCAGTGACAATAAAATTTTATCTATGGGTTACAATGGATTTCCAAGGGGATGTTCAGATGAAGAGTTTCCATGGGGAAAGGAGCATGAAAAAGATGATCCATACAATGCAAAGTATATGTATTCCACTCATGGTGAACTCAATGCCATACTAAATTACCGAGGGGGAAGTTTAGAGAACAGCAAAATCTATGTCACCCTCTTTCCATGTAATGAATGTGCAAAGGCGATTATTCAATCAGGAATTAAATTAATTGTTTATGCTGATGATAAGTATGAGGACACACCATCTGTGCGTGCGAGCAAGCGAATGCTCAATGCAGCTGGAGTGCGCTATTACCGATATACTTCCACAGGAAGAGAGATTAAGATACAAGTATAA
- a CDS encoding threonylcarbamoyl-AMP synthase, whose amino-acid sequence MQTKMIVIRDKQYRDLLREAADILMSGGLVAFPTETVYGLGADALNPQAAKKIYAAKGRPSDNPLIVHIADEEEMGKLAREVPEMAKKLAQAFWPGPMTLVMKKREIVPLETSGGLDTVGIRMPSNEIARSLIRLAKTPIAAPSANTSGRPSPTQAEHVWEDLNGKVNAIIDGGPVGIGLESTIIDVTGSVPMILRPGAITMEMVKEVVGKVELDPTLLGNQEMTQRPKAPGMKYRHYAPKAELFVVEGKNEKVVEKINALIKEAQSKKMRIGLMVSRENRDRYPNHKSIDCVVLGSREDEAEVARHLFATLREFDHQKVDIIYAESFSGEGMAMAVMNRLMKAAGQKKILV is encoded by the coding sequence ATGCAGACGAAGATGATTGTCATTCGAGATAAACAATATAGGGATCTGCTAAGAGAGGCCGCCGACATTTTGATGTCTGGTGGCCTTGTGGCGTTTCCGACAGAAACAGTCTATGGACTTGGGGCAGATGCATTGAATCCACAGGCAGCAAAAAAGATTTATGCAGCCAAGGGAAGACCAAGTGACAATCCCTTGATTGTCCATATTGCTGATGAAGAGGAAATGGGAAAGTTGGCAAGAGAAGTGCCAGAGATGGCAAAAAAGTTGGCACAGGCATTTTGGCCAGGACCAATGACACTTGTGATGAAAAAAAGAGAGATTGTTCCACTGGAAACGAGTGGAGGGTTAGATACAGTTGGAATACGAATGCCATCAAATGAAATTGCAAGAAGTCTGATTCGCTTGGCAAAAACACCGATTGCTGCACCAAGCGCCAATACTTCAGGTAGACCAAGCCCTACACAGGCAGAGCATGTGTGGGAAGATTTAAATGGAAAAGTGAATGCCATTATTGATGGTGGGCCAGTGGGCATTGGGCTTGAGTCAACGATTATTGATGTCACAGGGAGTGTTCCGATGATTTTGCGTCCAGGGGCAATTACGATGGAGATGGTCAAAGAAGTCGTGGGCAAGGTGGAGCTTGACCCCACATTGCTTGGAAACCAAGAGATGACCCAAAGACCAAAGGCACCAGGAATGAAGTACAGACACTATGCCCCAAAGGCAGAACTTTTTGTCGTAGAGGGAAAAAATGAAAAGGTGGTCGAAAAGATCAATGCCCTGATTAAAGAAGCACAGTCAAAAAAGATGCGAATTGGATTGATGGTTTCCAGAGAAAATCGAGATCGCTATCCAAATCATAAATCCATTGATTGTGTGGTTTTGGGTTCAAGAGAGGATGAGGCAGAAGTTGCCCGCCATTTATTTGCCACTCTTCGCGAATTTGACCATCAAAAGGTAGATATTATCTATGCGGAGAGTTTTTCGGGTGAGGGGATGGCAATGGCCGTGATGAATCGCTTGATGAAGGCGGCAGGTCAAAAGAAGATTTTGGTGTGA
- a CDS encoding aspartate--ammonia ligase: MALILPKHYDPVLSVRETQEAIKYIRDTFQKEFGKEMNLERVSAPLFVTKSSGLNDNLNGTERPVGFDILAMPNEEVEVVHSLAKWKRMALHKYDFQPGEGLYTNMNAIRRDEELDNLHSVYVDQWDWEKVIDKKDRTIEELENTVRTIFKVIKHMEHEVWYKYPNAVRHLPDDIYFITSEELLQRYPDKTPKERENLITKEKGCVFIEKIGDKLSNGEPHDGRAPDYDDWSLNGDILFWFDWLDCALEISSMGIRVDEKAMEEQLKKAHCEERKNLPYHQMLLNGELPYTIGGGVGQSRLCMLLLNRAHIGEVQSSLWPQDVIDACEKHKIHLL; this comes from the coding sequence ATGGCATTGATATTACCAAAACATTATGATCCCGTGCTTTCTGTTCGAGAGACGCAGGAGGCAATCAAGTACATTCGAGATACATTCCAAAAGGAATTTGGAAAAGAGATGAATTTGGAGAGAGTTTCTGCTCCTCTATTTGTCACAAAATCAAGTGGATTAAATGATAATCTGAATGGAACAGAAAGACCAGTTGGTTTTGACATTTTGGCTATGCCAAATGAGGAAGTGGAGGTTGTTCATTCTCTTGCAAAGTGGAAGAGAATGGCATTGCACAAGTATGATTTTCAGCCTGGTGAGGGTCTTTATACAAATATGAATGCGATTCGCCGTGATGAGGAGTTAGATAACCTTCATTCTGTATATGTCGATCAATGGGACTGGGAAAAGGTCATTGATAAGAAGGATCGCACTATCGAGGAATTGGAGAATACTGTGCGTACCATCTTTAAGGTGATTAAGCATATGGAACATGAAGTTTGGTATAAGTATCCAAATGCAGTTCGTCATCTTCCAGATGATATCTACTTTATTACTTCCGAGGAATTGTTGCAAAGATATCCAGATAAGACACCAAAGGAAAGAGAAAACCTGATCACAAAGGAAAAGGGCTGTGTATTTATTGAGAAAATTGGAGACAAGCTTTCGAATGGAGAGCCACATGATGGCCGTGCACCAGACTATGATGATTGGTCATTGAATGGAGATATTCTCTTTTGGTTTGATTGGCTTGATTGTGCATTGGAAATTTCTAGTATGGGTATCCGTGTAGACGAAAAGGCCATGGAGGAGCAGTTAAAGAAGGCTCATTGTGAGGAAAGGAAGAATCTTCCTTATCATCAAATGCTCTTAAATGGTGAATTGCCATATACTATCGGAGGTGGTGTGGGTCAGTCAAGACTCTGTATGTTGCTCTTAAACCGAGCACATATTGGAGAGGTGCAAAGCTCACTCTGGCCACAGGATGTTATTGATGCTTGTGAAAAGCACAAGATTCACCTATTGTAG
- a CDS encoding SH3 domain-containing protein: MKKAITRFLAVVFLLMVAIVGYFVSDYFGIFATKKNIMSDRDYYHVSGERVGLFYNFNQQSTAAIYRDGVVYLPFSWVQSTLSNFYWSDDQKVMLVAQPTSMARIGLKDKDKTGKPAFIIENETKYLSLNIITQYADVRIDDFSGDEIRHINIFDNWGDYQTATIERETKMYTKEAVTADQVRKLEPGEKVRLLDYYSDDEYASKKLKWVKVATDDNHTGYVKKSFLSALEVASDLSTNDMPKYTSIHLDKPIVLGWHQVTVQAANGGFDEAIKDTKGLNVISPTWFALSDNDGNYKSYESEEYVQKAHAQGIQVWALVDNFNTNVNSEILLAKSAARDKIISGMIKSAKKYKFDGINVDFEQIRQNAKPHYIEFIRELSIACRKNNLVLSVDVPNYADYNAFYSRKDLAKIVDYVVNMGYDEHTNGTSMGSVSSIGYVKKGLERTLKEVPAEKLINGVPFYTRIWTKKNGETTSKAIGISDAKAWITQNNVDLTWDDKLGQYYGEIKTDDTKQAIWMEEEKSLGLKVDLIKEKNLAGVGCWKLGFEPSSVWDVIDRVSQ, encoded by the coding sequence ATGAAGAAAGCAATTACAAGATTTTTAGCAGTCGTATTTTTATTGATGGTTGCCATAGTGGGATATTTCGTTTCGGATTATTTTGGTATATTTGCCACAAAAAAGAATATTATGTCCGACCGAGATTATTACCATGTCAGTGGTGAGCGAGTGGGATTATTTTATAATTTTAATCAGCAGAGCACAGCGGCGATTTATAGAGATGGCGTAGTTTATCTGCCATTTAGCTGGGTACAGAGTACACTCAGCAATTTTTATTGGAGTGATGACCAAAAAGTAATGTTGGTGGCTCAGCCAACAAGTATGGCTCGAATTGGATTAAAGGATAAAGACAAGACAGGAAAGCCAGCTTTTATTATTGAAAATGAAACAAAATATCTCTCACTCAATATTATAACGCAGTATGCAGATGTTCGTATTGACGATTTTAGTGGTGATGAAATTCGCCATATCAATATTTTTGACAATTGGGGAGATTATCAGACGGCCACGATTGAGCGTGAGACAAAGATGTATACAAAGGAAGCTGTCACGGCTGACCAAGTTCGCAAGTTAGAGCCTGGAGAGAAGGTTCGCTTGCTTGACTATTATAGCGATGATGAGTATGCAAGCAAAAAGTTGAAATGGGTTAAAGTGGCCACCGATGACAATCATACCGGCTATGTGAAAAAAAGCTTTTTGAGTGCACTAGAAGTGGCATCGGATCTTAGTACCAATGATATGCCAAAATATACCTCCATTCATTTGGATAAGCCAATTGTACTGGGATGGCATCAGGTGACCGTGCAAGCAGCAAATGGAGGATTTGATGAGGCGATTAAGGACACGAAGGGATTAAATGTTATTTCGCCGACATGGTTTGCTCTTTCTGACAATGACGGAAATTACAAGAGCTATGAAAGCGAAGAATATGTGCAAAAGGCTCATGCACAGGGAATTCAGGTTTGGGCACTGGTTGATAATTTTAATACCAATGTGAATTCAGAAATTTTACTTGCGAAGTCAGCTGCAAGAGACAAGATTATTAGTGGGATGATCAAGTCGGCAAAGAAATATAAATTTGATGGAATCAATGTCGATTTTGAGCAGATTCGTCAAAATGCAAAGCCCCATTATATTGAATTTATCCGAGAGCTTTCCATTGCATGTAGGAAGAATAATTTAGTGTTATCTGTTGATGTTCCAAATTATGCAGATTACAACGCCTTCTACTCAAGAAAAGATTTGGCAAAGATTGTCGACTATGTAGTCAACATGGGCTATGATGAGCACACGAATGGAACGAGTATGGGTAGTGTTTCTTCTATTGGCTATGTGAAGAAGGGACTAGAGAGAACACTCAAGGAAGTTCCAGCAGAGAAGTTAATTAATGGTGTGCCATTTTACACGAGAATTTGGACGAAGAAAAATGGCGAGACAACGAGCAAAGCGATTGGCATTAGTGATGCAAAAGCATGGATTACACAAAATAATGTGGATTTAACTTGGGATGATAAGTTAGGACAATATTATGGCGAAATTAAGACCGATGACACGAAGCAGGCGATTTGGATGGAGGAAGAAAAATCGCTTGGTCTAAAGGTGGATTTAATTAAGGAGAAAAATCTGGCAGGTGTTGGTTGCTGGAAACTGGGATTTGAACCTAGCAGTGTTTGGGATGTCATTGATCGAGTAAGTCAATAA